One genomic segment of Photobacterium sp. DA100 includes these proteins:
- a CDS encoding gamma carbonic anhydrase family protein, with protein sequence MFSSIRPYKGTYPTIASSAYVDPSAVLVGDITLGEDASIWPLVAARGDVNHIKVGARSNVQDGTVLHVTRTSNDNPQGHPLYIGDDVTIGHKAMLHGCQIGHRVLVGMGAIILDGAIVEDDVIIGAGSLVPPGKVLESGFLYIGSPVKQARPLSDKERTFLPGSADNYVRLKNEYLAEG encoded by the coding sequence ATGTTTTCATCTATACGTCCCTATAAAGGCACTTATCCGACAATCGCTTCTAGCGCCTATGTCGACCCATCAGCAGTACTCGTCGGTGATATTACCCTTGGAGAAGATGCCAGCATTTGGCCTCTGGTTGCTGCGCGCGGCGATGTTAACCATATAAAGGTTGGTGCCAGGAGCAATGTTCAGGATGGTACTGTCCTGCACGTCACCCGAACCAGTAACGACAATCCGCAAGGCCACCCCTTGTACATTGGGGACGATGTAACCATAGGCCATAAGGCAATGCTGCACGGCTGCCAGATCGGCCACCGGGTCCTAGTAGGGATGGGAGCTATCATATTAGATGGAGCGATTGTTGAGGATGATGTGATCATCGGTGCTGGTAGCTTGGTCCCTCCAGGCAAAGTCCTAGAAAGTGGCTTCCTTTATATCGGTAGCCCTGTCAAGCAAGCACGCCCGTTATCTGATAAAGAGCGCACTTTTTTACCCGGCTCTGCCGACAATTATGTCAGGCTGAAAAATGAATACCTAGCGGAAGGGTAG
- a CDS encoding DUF1488 domain-containing protein: MNQDILFADMQTWHSARQAVNFPAQQGGALINCWVSRAWLENACGQALANEAAVINAFVQCRFDLEEIAETMIEDEDFNGDGDIEIN; encoded by the coding sequence ATGAACCAAGATATTTTATTTGCAGATATGCAGACATGGCACAGCGCACGCCAGGCGGTGAATTTCCCTGCGCAACAAGGCGGTGCACTGATCAACTGCTGGGTCAGCCGGGCTTGGCTGGAGAATGCGTGCGGCCAGGCACTGGCTAATGAGGCTGCTGTCATCAATGCTTTTGTGCAGTGCCGCTTCGACTTGGAAGAAATCGCCGAAACCATGATTGAAGATGAAGACTTCAATGGGGATGGCGATATCGAAATCAATTGA
- the aroE gene encoding shikimate dehydrogenase, producing the protein MDKYVVFGNPIAQSKSPFIHTLFARQTGQDMQYDAQLAPVDGFKEAAEVFFAAGGRGCNVTMPFKEDAFAYANQLTERARLAGAVNTLKKLDDGVILGDNTDGEGLVQDLLQHNTLLEGQHVLLIGAGGAARGVVLPLLAQGIGSLTIANRTVAKAEALVELFSPHGKVQARALSDLEGEQYDVIINSTSASLSGELPGIPDSLIRPEVTCYDMVYGAEPTRFNLWAKERGARVTLDGLGMLVGQAAESFMLWRGIRPGAKQVQNELRRSLQK; encoded by the coding sequence ATGGATAAGTATGTTGTTTTTGGCAACCCGATTGCCCAGAGTAAGTCCCCTTTTATTCACACCCTCTTTGCCCGCCAGACCGGACAAGATATGCAATACGACGCCCAGCTTGCACCCGTTGACGGTTTCAAAGAGGCGGCAGAAGTTTTTTTTGCTGCTGGTGGCCGCGGTTGTAATGTCACCATGCCTTTTAAAGAGGACGCATTTGCCTATGCCAACCAGTTGACCGAGCGGGCCCGGCTAGCCGGTGCCGTTAACACCCTGAAGAAACTCGATGACGGGGTCATTCTCGGTGACAATACTGATGGCGAAGGGCTGGTGCAGGATTTGCTCCAGCACAATACCCTGCTGGAAGGCCAGCATGTTTTGCTTATCGGTGCTGGTGGTGCTGCCCGGGGGGTGGTACTGCCATTGCTGGCACAGGGGATCGGCTCTCTAACCATTGCCAACCGCACGGTGGCCAAAGCAGAAGCCTTGGTGGAGTTGTTCTCCCCTCATGGCAAGGTACAAGCGAGGGCTTTGTCTGATCTCGAGGGTGAGCAGTATGACGTCATTATCAATTCCACGTCTGCCAGCCTGAGTGGTGAGCTGCCGGGGATACCCGACAGTTTGATCCGCCCAGAGGTGACCTGCTATGACATGGTCTATGGTGCGGAGCCGACAAGGTTTAACCTCTGGGCCAAGGAGCGTGGTGCCAGGGTAACATTGGATGGGCTTGGGATGCTGGTTGGCCAGGCGGCTGAGAGTTTTATGCTATGGCGTGGGATCCGGCCCGGAGCGAAACAGGTGCAGAATGAATTGCGCCGTTCACTACAAAAATAA
- the hemF gene encoding oxygen-dependent coproporphyrinogen oxidase: MQQVNKEAVKAFLLDLQDRICRAVAEQDGQASFEQDEWLREQGGGGRSRVLREGRVFEQAGVNFSHVFGTQMPASATAHRPELAGRSFEAMGVSLVIHPRNPYVPTSHANVRFFIAEKDGEEPVWWFGGGFDLTPFYPFEDDCQHWHDTAKALCQPFGDSVYDEHKAWCDKYFFLPHRNETRGVGGLFFDDLNEWGFEKSFAYMQAVGNGYLDAYLPIVERRHPTPYGERERQFQLYRRGRYVEFNLVYDRGTLFGLQSGGRTESILMSMPPLARWEYSYSPEPGTPEADLYDNYLKPRSW, translated from the coding sequence ATGCAGCAAGTGAATAAAGAAGCCGTTAAAGCCTTTTTACTGGATCTGCAAGATAGGATCTGCCGTGCTGTGGCCGAGCAAGACGGCCAGGCAAGTTTCGAGCAAGATGAGTGGCTGCGGGAACAAGGTGGTGGCGGCCGCAGCAGGGTCTTGCGCGAGGGGCGTGTCTTTGAGCAGGCCGGTGTTAATTTTTCTCACGTGTTCGGCACCCAGATGCCGGCGTCGGCAACCGCGCACCGCCCGGAGCTGGCCGGGCGTAGCTTTGAAGCGATGGGGGTGTCGTTGGTGATCCACCCGCGCAACCCGTATGTGCCGACGTCCCATGCCAATGTCCGCTTTTTCATTGCCGAGAAAGACGGGGAAGAGCCGGTCTGGTGGTTTGGTGGGGGCTTTGACCTGACACCGTTCTACCCGTTTGAAGACGATTGCCAGCATTGGCATGATACTGCCAAAGCGCTGTGCCAGCCGTTTGGTGATTCCGTGTATGACGAGCACAAGGCGTGGTGCGACAAGTACTTCTTCTTGCCGCACCGCAATGAGACTCGTGGCGTCGGCGGGTTGTTCTTCGACGATCTCAATGAATGGGGGTTCGAAAAGAGCTTTGCTTACATGCAGGCTGTCGGTAATGGATATCTGGATGCATACCTGCCGATTGTCGAGAGGCGCCACCCTACCCCTTATGGTGAGCGTGAGCGCCAGTTCCAGCTCTACCGCCGTGGTCGGTATGTTGAGTTCAACCTGGTGTACGACCGCGGTACCTTGTTTGGCCTACAGAGTGGTGGCCGTACCGAGTCTATCCTGATGTCGATGCCTCCCCTTGCCCGCTGGGAGTACAGCTATTCCCCGGAGCCGGGTACGCCGGAGGCCGATCTCTATGATAACTACTTGAAGCCGAGAAGCTGGTAA
- the tsaC gene encoding L-threonylcarbamoyladenylate synthase type 1 TsaC: MENLNQVVAALQQQGVIAYPTEAVFGVGCDPDSETAVNKLLALKQRPIEKGLILIAANYEQLAPYVDDSGLSEEQRARIFASWPGPVTWVMPTKPGVPRFLTGQFDTIAVRVTDHPQVQQLCLAFGKPLTSTSANLTGQEPGRTVADVEAQLGSQLSAILEGETGGRDNPSEIRDAITGNVFRQG; the protein is encoded by the coding sequence GTGGAGAACCTTAATCAAGTGGTTGCTGCTTTGCAGCAGCAGGGTGTTATTGCCTACCCGACCGAAGCGGTGTTTGGCGTGGGGTGTGATCCTGATAGTGAAACAGCCGTTAACAAGCTGTTGGCGCTTAAACAGCGTCCGATTGAAAAAGGCCTGATCCTCATTGCCGCCAACTATGAGCAGTTGGCGCCTTATGTCGATGACAGTGGATTGAGCGAAGAGCAGAGAGCTCGTATTTTTGCCTCCTGGCCTGGGCCGGTAACCTGGGTGATGCCGACCAAGCCGGGTGTGCCGCGCTTCTTGACCGGGCAGTTTGATACGATTGCCGTGCGGGTGACTGATCACCCCCAGGTACAGCAGCTGTGCCTGGCTTTTGGCAAACCGCTGACCTCGACCAGTGCCAATCTGACGGGGCAAGAGCCTGGCCGCACGGTGGCCGATGTCGAAGCGCAGCTGGGCTCTCAGCTGTCGGCGATTTTAGAAGGGGAAACTGGAGGGCGAGATAATCCTTCTGAAATCAGGGATGCCATTACCGGTAATGTTTTCCGCCAAGGATAG
- the purE gene encoding 5-(carboxyamino)imidazole ribonucleotide mutase — protein sequence MKVGIIMGSKSDWPTMQHAAEMLDRFNIAYETKVVSAHRTPHLLAEYAEQAQQRGIKVIIAGAGGAAHLPGMTAAFTSLPVLGVPVQSRALKGMDSLLSIVQMPKGVAVGTLAIGDAGAANAGLLAAQIIGTQDSAVMAAIDAFRKEQTDTVLANPNPAEEA from the coding sequence ATGAAAGTTGGGATCATCATGGGCTCAAAGTCAGATTGGCCAACCATGCAGCATGCGGCTGAAATGCTGGACCGCTTCAACATTGCTTATGAAACCAAGGTCGTTTCTGCCCACCGTACTCCGCACCTATTGGCTGAGTATGCAGAGCAAGCACAACAGCGCGGTATCAAGGTGATCATTGCCGGTGCCGGTGGCGCAGCCCACCTACCAGGTATGACGGCCGCCTTCACCAGCCTTCCTGTACTTGGGGTACCGGTTCAGTCCCGCGCGCTCAAAGGAATGGACTCCCTGCTTTCTATTGTTCAGATGCCAAAAGGCGTCGCTGTCGGCACCTTGGCAATCGGTGATGCAGGCGCTGCCAATGCTGGCCTGCTCGCCGCACAAATCATCGGCACCCAAGACAGCGCGGTCATGGCAGCAATCGATGCGTTCCGCAAAGAGCAAACCGACACCGTCCTGGCCAACCCGAACCCGGCAGAGGAAGCATGA
- a CDS encoding 5-(carboxyamino)imidazole ribonucleotide synthase, producing MKVLVLGAGQLARMMSLAGAPLNIEVFAYDVGTGNVVHPLTQQVMLKGLNTAITYSDVITAEFEHIPHEILDICEQSGKFLPTTDAIKAGGDRRLEKALLDSAGVANAKYHLINSRDDLTAAIDTVGLPMVLKSALGGYDGKGQWRLKQRENADKIWPEMAEFMAQTDNQAIVAEEFVPFDREVSLVGARAKNGDIAVYPLAENTHTDGVLSLSVALTGNEALQAQAEGMFRSLAETMDYVGVLAIEFFDVGGKLLVNEIAPRVHNSGHWTQQGAETCQFENHLRAVAGMPLGSTELLRPTAMINILGEDRLPTDLLSLPQCHIHWYGKEKRPGRKMGHINVCAATQEQLETSLSTVATYLDPVAFPALKR from the coding sequence ATGAAAGTACTGGTACTTGGTGCCGGGCAGCTCGCCCGAATGATGTCGCTTGCAGGTGCCCCGCTAAACATCGAAGTCTTTGCTTATGATGTTGGTACCGGCAATGTGGTGCACCCACTGACCCAACAAGTCATGCTGAAAGGGCTCAATACGGCTATCACCTATTCCGATGTGATCACGGCAGAATTCGAGCATATCCCCCATGAGATTCTGGATATCTGCGAGCAGAGCGGTAAGTTTCTCCCAACGACTGATGCCATCAAGGCCGGCGGTGATCGCCGCCTCGAAAAGGCATTGCTCGACAGTGCCGGTGTTGCCAATGCCAAATACCACCTGATCAACAGCCGTGACGATCTGACCGCCGCGATAGATACGGTTGGCCTGCCGATGGTACTGAAAAGTGCCCTGGGCGGTTATGATGGCAAAGGCCAATGGCGCCTGAAGCAACGTGAAAATGCCGACAAGATCTGGCCAGAAATGGCAGAGTTCATGGCACAGACCGATAACCAGGCAATCGTGGCCGAAGAGTTCGTGCCGTTTGACCGCGAAGTTTCATTGGTTGGTGCCCGAGCTAAGAATGGCGATATCGCGGTCTACCCACTGGCAGAAAACACCCACACAGACGGGGTCCTGAGCCTGTCCGTTGCCTTGACTGGCAATGAGGCACTGCAAGCCCAAGCAGAGGGAATGTTCCGCTCGCTGGCAGAAACCATGGACTATGTCGGCGTACTGGCCATTGAGTTCTTTGATGTCGGCGGCAAACTGCTGGTCAACGAAATCGCCCCGCGAGTACACAACTCCGGTCACTGGACCCAGCAGGGAGCCGAAACCTGCCAGTTCGAAAATCACCTGCGTGCTGTTGCGGGGATGCCCTTGGGCAGTACCGAGTTGCTTCGCCCAACGGCCATGATTAACATCCTAGGTGAGGATCGCCTGCCAACCGATTTGCTCAGCCTCCCGCAGTGCCATATTCACTGGTATGGCAAAGAAAAGCGCCCGGGCCGCAAGATGGGGCATATCAATGTCTGTGCCGCTACCCAAGAGCAGCTAGAGACGTCACTGAGCACTGTAGCCACTTACCTTGACCCAGTGGCATTTCCGGCTCTCAAGCGCTAG
- a CDS encoding topoisomerase DNA-binding C4 zinc finger domain-containing protein yields MSGKINTQLFSAHEHALEHDNLCPECGSPLAMRNSKRGPFLGCTHYPECEYIKPLAQNDGHIVKYLGQACPDCGEELVLRQGRYGMFIGCSGYPQCHHIESPEKKAESTQIPCPQCQQGSLVERKSRYGKAFYACDQYPSCRFAVNAKPVAGRCQACGFGLLVEKKLASGSKLQCADRRCHAYQGEAID; encoded by the coding sequence ATGTCTGGAAAAATTAACACCCAGCTATTCAGTGCCCATGAGCACGCGCTGGAGCATGATAACCTGTGCCCGGAATGCGGCTCGCCGCTGGCCATGCGCAACAGCAAGCGCGGCCCTTTCCTTGGCTGCACCCATTACCCCGAGTGCGAATACATCAAGCCCCTGGCCCAAAATGACGGCCATATCGTCAAGTATCTGGGGCAAGCGTGTCCCGATTGCGGTGAGGAATTGGTATTGCGCCAAGGGCGCTATGGCATGTTTATCGGCTGCAGCGGCTACCCACAGTGCCACCATATTGAATCACCCGAGAAAAAAGCTGAGTCGACCCAGATCCCCTGTCCTCAGTGCCAGCAAGGTAGTCTCGTTGAGCGCAAGTCACGTTACGGCAAGGCGTTTTATGCCTGCGATCAGTACCCAAGCTGTCGCTTTGCGGTCAATGCCAAACCGGTGGCTGGTCGCTGCCAAGCATGCGGCTTTGGTTTGCTGGTTGAGAAGAAACTGGCTAGCGGTTCCAAGCTGCAGTGTGCCGATCGTCGTTGCCATGCCTATCAGGGAGAGGCCATAGACTAG
- a CDS encoding DUF494 family protein, with protein MMDILMYLFETYIHSDAELMVDQDELSEELLRAGFHQEDIYKALEWLEKLAALQDTEETPYMNTSSVTAMRIYTAQEMSRLDTTCRGFLTYLEQIHVLGADTREMVIDRVMALETADFNLDDLKWIILMVLFNAPGNESAYSQMEELLYGMEDGYIH; from the coding sequence ATGATGGATATCCTAATGTACCTGTTTGAAACCTATATCCACAGCGATGCGGAACTCATGGTCGATCAGGATGAACTTTCCGAAGAGTTGCTTCGTGCTGGTTTCCACCAGGAAGATATTTACAAGGCGCTAGAGTGGCTAGAGAAGCTCGCCGCCCTGCAAGATACCGAAGAAACCCCTTACATGAACACCAGTTCAGTGACCGCAATGCGCATCTACACGGCGCAAGAAATGTCACGACTGGATACAACTTGCCGCGGCTTCTTGACCTACCTTGAACAAATCCATGTATTGGGCGCAGATACCCGGGAGATGGTGATTGACCGAGTGATGGCACTCGAGACCGCGGATTTTAATCTCGATGATCTGAAATGGATTATCTTGATGGTGTTGTTCAATGCTCCGGGAAATGAAAGTGCCTACAGCCAGATGGAAGAGTTGCTGTACGGCATGGAAGATGGCTACATACACTAA
- the dprA gene encoding DNA-processing protein DprA produces MSSLYDWLVVASTPQLGGYRIGRLLERTTPTGLLQMSDHERGGLGLSERQCQHLKHPPLQRIERCLEWHHRPNQQIIPLGSPLYPSMLKAIPSPPPVLFVRGEPRWLHEPQLAIVGSRAASIDGLEAAYEFAAAMVAAEYVVTSGLALGIDSRAHYGALKNGGATVAVLGSGLDKVYPAKHRELAATIVEQGALVSEFWPDEAPRPQHFPRRNRVISGLSVGVLVVEAEIKSGSLITARYALEQGRDVFAIPGSIYSAMSRGCHALIKNGAKLVETPVDIFEDVGVLTECAKSSRSVLSAPQPENEKLPFPALLANVGNEATPVDVVAERSGLPVHEVMMQLLELELHGVVAAVPGGYVRTRRG; encoded by the coding sequence ATGTCCTCCCTCTACGATTGGCTAGTCGTGGCATCCACTCCCCAGCTAGGTGGTTATCGCATCGGACGATTGCTGGAGCGCACCACCCCGACCGGCCTGTTGCAGATGTCCGATCACGAGCGGGGAGGACTTGGCCTTAGCGAGCGCCAATGCCAGCATCTGAAACATCCGCCGCTGCAGCGAATTGAGCGGTGCCTCGAGTGGCATCACCGCCCCAACCAGCAGATCATCCCCCTTGGTTCCCCGCTCTACCCCTCAATGCTCAAAGCGATCCCCTCTCCTCCCCCGGTATTGTTTGTGCGCGGCGAGCCTCGTTGGTTGCATGAGCCTCAGCTGGCGATAGTAGGCAGCCGAGCGGCCAGTATTGATGGTCTGGAGGCTGCCTATGAATTTGCTGCCGCGATGGTCGCGGCGGAATACGTGGTAACAAGTGGCCTTGCTCTGGGGATTGATAGCCGGGCCCATTACGGAGCATTGAAAAATGGCGGTGCCACGGTTGCGGTATTGGGCTCTGGCCTTGATAAGGTCTATCCGGCAAAGCACCGCGAGTTAGCCGCGACGATTGTCGAGCAGGGGGCGCTGGTGTCGGAGTTCTGGCCCGATGAAGCACCGCGTCCGCAGCATTTTCCCCGCCGTAATCGAGTGATCAGTGGGCTGTCGGTCGGCGTACTAGTGGTTGAGGCTGAAATCAAAAGTGGATCTCTTATCACGGCCCGCTATGCACTGGAACAAGGTCGGGACGTCTTTGCCATTCCCGGATCGATCTACAGTGCAATGAGCCGAGGATGCCATGCGTTGATAAAAAACGGTGCTAAATTAGTCGAAACGCCGGTCGATATCTTTGAGGACGTGGGGGTACTGACGGAGTGCGCAAAAAGTAGCCGATCGGTTCTTTCCGCCCCACAACCTGAAAATGAAAAATTGCCATTTCCAGCGCTGTTGGCTAACGTAGGCAATGAGGCAACACCCGTAGATGTAGTTGCTGAACGCAGTGGGCTACCCGTTCATGAAGTCATGATGCAGTTACTTGAGTTGGAATTGCATGGCGTGGTCGCTGCCGTACCAGGTGGCTATGTCAGAACGAGGAGGGGCTAG
- a CDS encoding LysM peptidoglycan-binding domain-containing protein, with the protein MRMLKTVLGYGVLGLAVAGMCVVGQARASDLNLIDGAPAIYTVKKGDTLWDIAAHYLHSPWRWPELWQSNRSTVADPHWIYPGDQLYLHWVDGQPRLRRKPRRYLAPKAVVSPKPVTTLPADLLLPYLAEDKLLAKKELKYLPHVIGENRALGYIPRGETIWVDMPLTKGDKWGIFRPKQLLQRELESGETAEVFSLKEVARGEVVAVSGTTSAVLLTGSRREVQPNDVLLPAPLPVSEAAMSFSPSPSPAAAEARVLSGIGGMEYIATHEVVVLDQGHLDGLAAGQVFNLLRPGAGYVGTKGHYDYSKPESPILPPRLRFSQPPQLQAVPIGEVMVIRPYEYFSLAIVTKATEPFRAGAQLVSPSRG; encoded by the coding sequence ATGAGGATGCTGAAAACGGTACTGGGGTACGGGGTGCTGGGGCTGGCGGTTGCCGGGATGTGTGTGGTGGGGCAAGCCCGGGCTTCAGATCTAAACCTCATTGACGGTGCGCCCGCTATTTATACGGTTAAGAAGGGGGATACCCTTTGGGATATTGCCGCGCACTACCTCCACAGCCCATGGCGCTGGCCGGAGTTGTGGCAGAGTAACCGCAGCACGGTAGCGGATCCCCACTGGATTTACCCCGGTGATCAGCTCTATTTACATTGGGTTGATGGCCAGCCCCGATTGCGGCGTAAACCGCGTCGGTATTTAGCCCCCAAGGCTGTCGTTTCGCCGAAGCCAGTGACGACCCTGCCGGCTGATTTACTGCTGCCCTATCTCGCAGAGGATAAGTTGCTGGCTAAAAAAGAGCTGAAGTACTTGCCGCATGTGATTGGTGAAAACCGGGCCTTGGGATACATTCCCCGGGGAGAAACGATTTGGGTCGATATGCCGCTGACCAAAGGGGATAAGTGGGGGATCTTCCGTCCCAAGCAGCTCTTGCAGCGTGAGCTGGAATCTGGCGAAACGGCCGAGGTCTTCAGTTTGAAAGAAGTGGCGCGGGGAGAGGTGGTCGCGGTATCGGGAACGACCAGTGCAGTGCTGCTGACAGGATCCCGGCGCGAGGTGCAGCCCAATGATGTGCTCTTGCCTGCCCCGTTGCCGGTTAGCGAGGCGGCGATGAGCTTTTCACCCTCCCCTTCTCCGGCTGCGGCCGAGGCCCGTGTATTGTCCGGTATCGGGGGGATGGAGTACATCGCAACCCATGAGGTTGTGGTATTGGATCAGGGGCATCTCGATGGCTTGGCCGCAGGTCAGGTGTTCAATCTTCTCCGGCCCGGGGCGGGTTATGTTGGCACGAAAGGTCATTATGATTACAGCAAGCCGGAAAGTCCGATACTGCCTCCTCGCTTGAGGTTCTCCCAGCCACCGCAACTTCAGGCCGTTCCAATTGGCGAAGTGATGGTGATCCGCCCCTATGAGTATTTCAGCCTGGCCATTGTGACCAAGGCTACAGAACCCTTCAGGGCCGGGGCACAGTTAGTCTCCCCTTCTCGAGGGTAA
- the def gene encoding peptide deformylase, giving the protein MSVLQVLTFPDERLRTVAKPVEAVTPEIQKFIDDMLETMYDEEGIGLAATQVDFHQRIVVIDLSEERNEPMVLINPEIIEKRGEDGIEEGCLSVPGARALVPRAAEVTVKALNRDGEEFTFEADDLLAICVQHELDHLEGKLFVDYLSPLKRKRIQDKLSKIKRFNEKHANKA; this is encoded by the coding sequence ATGTCTGTATTGCAAGTATTAACATTCCCTGACGAGCGCCTGCGCACGGTTGCCAAACCGGTTGAAGCTGTGACCCCTGAGATCCAGAAGTTTATCGATGACATGCTGGAAACCATGTACGACGAAGAAGGGATCGGCCTGGCAGCAACTCAGGTGGACTTCCACCAGCGCATCGTGGTGATCGACCTGTCGGAAGAGCGCAATGAGCCAATGGTACTGATCAACCCTGAAATCATCGAAAAGCGCGGCGAAGACGGTATCGAAGAAGGCTGTCTGTCGGTGCCTGGTGCCCGAGCCCTGGTGCCTCGCGCAGCAGAGGTAACGGTAAAAGCCCTGAACCGTGACGGCGAGGAGTTCACCTTTGAGGCCGACGATCTACTGGCTATCTGCGTCCAGCACGAGCTTGACCACCTCGAAGGTAAGCTGTTTGTCGATTACCTGTCACCGCTAAAGCGCAAGCGCATCCAGGACAAGCTGTCCAAAATCAAGCGCTTCAACGAAAAACACGCGAACAAAGCCTAA
- the fmt gene encoding methionyl-tRNA formyltransferase: MSKPLKIVFAGTPDFAARHLAALLSSEHDVIAVYTQPDRPAGRGKKLTASPVKNIALEHNIPVYQPENFKSDEAKQQLADLGADIMVVVAYGLLLPQAVLDTPKLGCINVHGSILPRWRGAAPIQRSIWAGDKETGVTIMQMDIGLDTGDMLKIATLPIEPSDTSASMYEKLAELGPVALVDCLADIADGRAVADKQDDAQANYAKKLSKEEACINWADDAAHIERCIRAFNPWPMSYFVVAEQNVKVWQAKVEADNQGKAPGTVLSADKQGILVATGQGALRLTELQPPGKKAMKAQDLLNSRREWFEPGTVL, translated from the coding sequence TTGAGCAAACCTTTGAAAATTGTTTTTGCAGGTACTCCGGATTTCGCCGCCCGTCACCTGGCGGCGTTATTGTCTTCGGAGCACGACGTGATTGCGGTTTATACCCAACCGGACCGTCCTGCAGGGCGTGGCAAGAAGCTGACCGCCAGCCCAGTAAAGAACATTGCCCTTGAGCACAATATCCCGGTTTACCAACCGGAGAACTTCAAGTCTGACGAAGCCAAGCAGCAACTAGCTGACCTTGGTGCCGATATCATGGTGGTGGTGGCCTACGGCCTGCTGTTACCACAGGCCGTACTGGATACACCAAAGCTCGGCTGTATCAATGTCCATGGCTCTATCCTGCCGCGCTGGCGTGGTGCCGCGCCAATCCAGCGCTCGATCTGGGCCGGCGATAAAGAAACCGGCGTGACCATCATGCAGATGGATATCGGCCTGGATACCGGCGACATGCTAAAGATTGCTACCCTGCCGATTGAACCAAGCGATACCAGCGCCTCGATGTACGAGAAGCTGGCCGAGCTGGGTCCGGTTGCTTTGGTAGACTGTCTGGCTGATATTGCCGACGGTAGAGCCGTTGCAGACAAGCAAGACGACGCCCAAGCCAACTACGCCAAGAAGTTGAGCAAGGAAGAAGCCTGCATCAACTGGGCCGATGATGCCGCCCACATCGAGCGCTGCATCCGCGCCTTCAACCCGTGGCCGATGAGCTACTTTGTCGTGGCGGAGCAGAACGTCAAGGTGTGGCAGGCCAAGGTTGAGGCCGATAACCAAGGCAAAGCACCGGGAACGGTACTTTCGGCCGACAAGCAGGGGATCCTGGTGGCCACCGGCCAAGGGGCGCTGCGCCTGACCGAGCTCCAGCCGCCGGGCAAAAAAGCGATGAAGGCACAAGATCTTCTGAACTCGCGCCGCGAATGGTTCGAACCCGGCACGGTACTGTAA